A part of Gemmatimonas groenlandica genomic DNA contains:
- a CDS encoding acyltransferase family protein, with product MAADRVVAVDVFRGITVAAMLLVNNAGNPMAVFSPLRHSAWHGCTFTDLVFPFFLFVVGITTHITTHSTTHVASVPRATTRDAQPGRTILRRVAMLLGIGLLLNAWPFFEKSSVAGPEWLPTVLGHIVARAADLRVMGVLQRIAVTYGLAAFLSRRASTRTVLLLVVGILLSYWAALTLVPVPGEGAIGAQLLDEPGRTLAAWVDRIALDWTRFGLGWHLWDRAVPYEPEGLLSTLSATATVLIGVLAGRWLTSTRPLAERVRGLAGVSVGLIVVGLVWGQVLPINKPLWTGSYVVFTAGIAGVLLAGITALVQGREQARWLRPALAFGLNPMIAYAGSELVATIFRSSIKWKFDGHRVGTGLAVTRLLESVGVESRVASLVWALAFVALWYAILRALRTRGVAFRVT from the coding sequence GTGGCGGCTGACCGGGTCGTCGCCGTCGATGTGTTCCGCGGCATCACCGTCGCGGCGATGCTGTTGGTCAACAATGCCGGTAATCCGATGGCGGTGTTCTCGCCGTTGCGACACAGTGCGTGGCATGGATGCACGTTCACCGATTTGGTGTTTCCGTTCTTCTTGTTCGTGGTGGGCATCACGACCCATATCACGACGCATAGCACGACGCATGTCGCCTCGGTGCCGCGCGCTACGACGCGCGACGCGCAGCCTGGCCGAACGATCTTGCGCCGCGTGGCGATGTTGTTGGGCATCGGTCTGCTGCTCAATGCCTGGCCCTTCTTCGAGAAGTCGAGTGTGGCCGGGCCGGAGTGGCTCCCGACCGTACTCGGGCACATCGTGGCGCGTGCCGCCGACCTGCGCGTGATGGGCGTGCTGCAGCGCATTGCCGTGACCTACGGGCTGGCGGCGTTCCTGAGTCGGCGGGCCTCGACGCGCACCGTGCTGCTGCTCGTTGTAGGGATTCTGCTGAGCTACTGGGCCGCACTCACCCTCGTGCCCGTTCCCGGCGAAGGGGCCATCGGCGCGCAGCTGCTCGATGAGCCGGGTCGCACGCTGGCGGCGTGGGTCGATCGTATCGCGCTCGATTGGACACGATTCGGACTCGGCTGGCATCTCTGGGATCGCGCGGTGCCGTATGAGCCGGAAGGATTGCTCTCCACACTCTCGGCGACCGCGACGGTACTGATCGGCGTACTCGCTGGTCGCTGGCTCACGTCTACGCGGCCATTGGCTGAGCGTGTGCGTGGGCTGGCCGGCGTGAGTGTTGGCCTGATCGTGGTGGGCTTGGTGTGGGGTCAGGTGCTGCCCATCAACAAGCCGCTGTGGACTGGCTCCTACGTGGTGTTCACCGCCGGTATCGCGGGCGTGTTGTTGGCCGGGATCACCGCACTCGTGCAGGGGCGTGAGCAGGCGCGGTGGCTCAGGCCGGCGCTTGCCTTCGGGCTCAATCCCATGATTGCGTACGCGGGCAGTGAATTGGTGGCGACCATTTTTCGGTCGAGCATCAAATGGAAATTCGACGGACATCGCGTCGGCACCGGCCTGGCGGTGACGCGCCTTTTGGAGTCCGTCGGCGTGGAGTCGCGCGTGGCGTCATTGGTCTGGGCGCTGGCGTTCGTCGCCCTCTGGTACGCGATCCTGCGCGCGTTGCGGACCAGAGGGGTCGCGTTCCGGGTGACGTAA
- a CDS encoding glycosyltransferase family 4 protein produces MRDALRLVFVATLPEVGGAAAHLLSLTSALAGAGHQVSVVAQEGSALWCSLQADPRITLHNASFTSTYRASAMRTVRRAIQQRGADAVFATFERDYWGTGVVASQCGVPAAFFLHHAGLKRVNRLILTRLRWDFIVPSHDLRAWITDRGVAPSRSHVLYNSVDTSAFHPDVASRATVRTTLGLPHDAIVVGFIGRLEQNKGVIPFAHALAQAMARDPRLHALWLGSGRCEREVDDIIGASGAPERHVRHPWADDVHPYYAALDLLALPSTKRESFGRVLIEAQACGIPVLGSDIGGIPETMDVGRSGRLVAAGDINAWGRALGELSSDGALRTSMGEAGIAFVREHFDNVTVGAQFESWFSSWRASHRGG; encoded by the coding sequence ATGCGCGACGCGTTGCGACTGGTGTTTGTGGCGACACTCCCCGAAGTGGGTGGTGCCGCTGCACATCTGCTGAGCTTGACCAGTGCGCTTGCCGGCGCCGGCCATCAGGTCAGCGTCGTCGCGCAAGAGGGGAGCGCGCTCTGGTGTTCGCTGCAGGCCGACCCGCGTATCACCCTTCACAACGCGTCGTTTACCAGCACGTATCGCGCGAGTGCCATGCGCACCGTGCGTCGCGCCATCCAGCAGCGTGGAGCCGACGCGGTGTTCGCCACCTTTGAGCGCGATTACTGGGGCACCGGTGTGGTGGCCTCGCAGTGCGGTGTGCCAGCGGCGTTCTTCCTGCACCATGCGGGGCTCAAGCGTGTCAATCGGCTCATCCTGACCAGGCTGCGCTGGGACTTCATCGTACCGTCGCACGATCTGCGGGCCTGGATTACCGACCGCGGGGTGGCGCCCTCGCGCAGTCATGTGCTGTACAACTCGGTCGACACGAGCGCATTTCATCCCGACGTGGCGTCGCGTGCCACCGTGCGGACCACGCTTGGCTTGCCGCACGATGCGATCGTCGTTGGATTCATCGGTCGATTGGAACAGAACAAGGGCGTGATTCCCTTCGCGCATGCGCTTGCGCAGGCGATGGCGCGCGATCCACGGCTGCATGCGTTGTGGCTTGGCAGCGGCCGCTGCGAACGCGAGGTCGACGACATCATCGGCGCTTCGGGCGCACCGGAGCGCCACGTGCGGCATCCGTGGGCCGATGACGTGCACCCGTATTACGCTGCGCTCGATCTCCTCGCGCTGCCGTCGACCAAACGCGAGTCATTCGGCCGGGTGCTGATCGAGGCGCAGGCCTGCGGTATCCCCGTGCTGGGGAGTGACATCGGCGGTATTCCGGAAACGATGGACGTGGGACGTTCCGGACGTTTGGTGGCCGCGGGTGATATCAACGCGTGGGGCCGTGCGCTCGGCGAGCTCTCGTCCGATGGCGCGTTGCGCACCAGCATGGGCGAAGCCGGCATCGCGTTTGTGCGTGAACACTTCGACAACGTGACGGTCGGCGCGCAGTTCGAGTCCTGGTTCTCGTCGTGGCGCGCGAGCCACCGTGGCGGCTGA
- a CDS encoding ABA4-like family protein, translating to MSDAQLFQYANTTALVSWIVLVVQPKRTAPTLRFVVPLAMAVLYIWALSTAPANPDGGFGSLAQVKALFTQDRAVLAGWVHYLAFDFFIGCWMVMDAAERGIKHLLVVPCMLLTFMFGPVGLLLYVGLRTAMSGRAVKTA from the coding sequence ATGTCCGACGCCCAGCTGTTTCAATACGCCAACACCACCGCGCTCGTGAGTTGGATCGTGCTGGTGGTTCAGCCCAAACGCACCGCACCGACGCTGCGCTTCGTCGTGCCGCTCGCGATGGCCGTGCTGTACATCTGGGCTCTGTCCACCGCGCCAGCCAACCCCGATGGGGGATTTGGATCACTCGCGCAGGTGAAGGCACTCTTCACGCAGGACCGCGCGGTCCTCGCGGGGTGGGTGCACTATCTCGCCTTCGACTTCTTCATCGGCTGCTGGATGGTGATGGACGCGGCCGAGCGTGGCATCAAGCACCTGCTGGTGGTGCCGTGCATGCTGTTGACGTTCATGTTCGGGCCGGTGGGGCTGCTGCTGTACGTCGGCCTGCGGACGGCCATGAGTGGGCGCGCCGTGAAGACCGCGTAG
- a CDS encoding type II toxin-antitoxin system VapC family toxin codes for MISRELLEPENTVFIDSNVPMYLIGAPHPHKETVRRMLEVSITRGDRLVTDAEVFQEILHRYFAIRRPDAIQAAFDALHGVVDEIFPVELPDVEHAKTLMLSVTSLSARDAVHAAIMKRRGVRRLMSLDAGFDALPWVERIGR; via the coding sequence ATGATCAGCCGGGAATTGCTCGAGCCGGAGAACACGGTCTTCATCGATTCGAACGTGCCGATGTATCTCATCGGGGCGCCGCATCCACACAAGGAGACCGTGCGGCGCATGCTGGAGGTCTCGATCACGCGTGGCGATCGGCTCGTGACGGACGCCGAGGTCTTTCAGGAAATTCTGCACCGCTATTTCGCCATTCGTCGACCAGATGCGATTCAAGCGGCGTTCGATGCGCTCCACGGTGTAGTGGACGAGATCTTTCCGGTCGAGCTGCCGGACGTGGAGCACGCGAAGACACTCATGCTCAGCGTGACGTCCTTATCGGCCCGTGATGCGGTGCATGCGGCGATCATGAAACGGCGCGGCGTGCGCCGTCTCATGAGTCTCGATGCCGGCTTCGACGCGCTCCCGTGGGTGGAGCGCATCGGTCGCTAA
- a CDS encoding antitoxin, with the protein MTQRLQVLLEDDEFAEIRRVAQRERMTVAEWVRQALRAARQDAPAADPRRKLSVVREAAQGAYPVGSLPSMLTEIESGYLLDGVDESPGSGA; encoded by the coding sequence ATGACTCAACGCCTGCAGGTCCTCCTCGAGGATGACGAGTTCGCCGAGATTCGCCGGGTCGCCCAGCGCGAGCGGATGACGGTGGCCGAATGGGTGCGCCAGGCGCTGCGGGCGGCACGCCAGGATGCTCCGGCGGCTGATCCGCGTCGGAAACTGTCGGTGGTTCGCGAGGCGGCGCAGGGCGCGTATCCGGTGGGCTCGCTGCCGAGTATGCTCACGGAAATCGAGTCCGGATATCTGCTGGACGGCGTGGACGAGTCTCCGGGCTCCGGCGCATGA
- a CDS encoding DUF2283 domain-containing protein, which translates to MKLNYYPKTDSLYIDLIDRASVESREVSAGVVVDYDAEGRVVGIDIDQASNTVDLAKLELHAPQMAIERPVA; encoded by the coding sequence ATGAAGCTCAACTACTATCCCAAGACGGACTCGCTCTATATCGACTTGATCGACCGGGCGAGCGTGGAAAGCCGAGAGGTCTCGGCCGGAGTCGTGGTCGACTACGACGCCGAGGGGCGTGTCGTCGGCATCGATATCGATCAGGCCAGCAACACCGTCGATCTGGCAAAGCTTGAACTGCACGCCCCGCAGATGGCGATCGAGCGACCTGTCGCGTAG
- a CDS encoding HigA family addiction module antitoxin, translated as MTRKLKPVTPGELLWEEFLLPLGITKYRVAKEIGVPAQRIGEIVAGRRAITADTDLRLCRFFGLSNGYWLRAQAAHDTEIAAKAIAAELKRIKPWTGSAA; from the coding sequence ATGACGCGTAAACTCAAGCCGGTCACGCCGGGCGAGCTCCTGTGGGAGGAGTTCCTCCTACCGCTCGGAATCACCAAGTATCGCGTGGCCAAGGAGATAGGCGTGCCCGCGCAACGCATCGGTGAGATCGTGGCGGGGCGACGCGCTATTACGGCCGACACGGATCTTCGTCTCTGTCGCTTCTTCGGGCTCTCGAACGGCTATTGGCTCCGTGCGCAGGCGGCACATGACACCGAGATCGCCGCCAAGGCGATCGCAGCCGAGCTCAAACGGATCAAGCCGTGGACGGGAAGCGCCGCGTAG
- a CDS encoding type II toxin-antitoxin system RelE/ParE family toxin → MIRSFRDTETAALASGQRVHRWMFVERVALRKLRQLDVAMRLSDLRVPPGNRLEALKGDRVGQHSIRINDQYRLCFRWTSAGAEDVEIVDYH, encoded by the coding sequence ATGATCCGGTCGTTCCGCGACACGGAGACGGCTGCCTTGGCCAGCGGGCAGCGCGTTCATCGGTGGATGTTCGTCGAGCGCGTCGCGCTTCGCAAACTCCGACAACTTGACGTCGCCATGCGTCTATCCGACTTGCGCGTGCCTCCGGGGAATCGGTTGGAGGCGTTGAAAGGCGATCGGGTCGGTCAGCACAGCATCAGGATCAACGACCAGTATCGACTGTGCTTCCGGTGGACGTCCGCCGGGGCGGAGGATGTCGAGATCGTAGACTATCACTGA
- a CDS encoding DUF433 domain-containing protein: protein MTWQDFITTDTSVLAGKPVVRGTRLAADFLLGLFAAGWTQEQVLSSYPQLTPEALRAVFAYAAEVTHDEAIHLVNRGAA from the coding sequence ATGACCTGGCAAGACTTCATCACGACAGACACCAGCGTTCTGGCGGGCAAGCCGGTTGTCCGCGGAACGCGGCTTGCTGCCGATTTCCTGCTTGGTCTTTTTGCCGCCGGCTGGACTCAGGAGCAAGTGTTGTCGAGCTACCCGCAGCTCACACCCGAGGCGCTCCGAGCCGTGTTCGCCTACGCGGCCGAAGTCACGCACGACGAGGCTATCCATCTGGTGAATCGCGGCGCAGCCTAA
- a CDS encoding DUF5615 family PIN-like protein → MRLLADENVPLPSIFALRTAGMDVAAATEDAPGASDREVLARARREGRVLLTFDQVRRRRLPGHPLR, encoded by the coding sequence ATGCGCCTCCTCGCCGACGAAAATGTGCCACTCCCTTCCATCTTCGCCCTCCGAACGGCAGGAATGGACGTGGCTGCTGCGACGGAGGACGCACCGGGGGCGAGCGACCGAGAGGTGCTGGCTCGCGCGCGGCGTGAAGGCCGAGTCCTCCTGACCTTCGATCAAGTGCGGCGACGGCGCCTGCCCGGGCACCCGCTTCGATGA
- a CDS encoding M20/M25/M40 family metallo-hydrolase: MPSTIRRSAALAAVVTALGLAASTPAQAQRPTTFPTDDAAIKRIWQIGMDSSRVEALGQALLDSIGPRLTGSPGMLAASDWAIAQYKSWGIDAKRENYGTWRGWRRGVSHIDLVAPRTRSLEGTMLAWSPGTKGKPVKAEAIILPKFKDSTEFVAWLPKARGKIVMLSPSFPTCRPSEDWVRFATPESKARMDTLVSRTQQDWSVMTGANGQPDSTKLYRGTGYGMGLGTGTLGMRLEKAGVVGMITSRNKLSGFANPFAAQNAGGGRGPGGPGGPGGRPSVGASDRGGGPASSLAAAAAGRGGFGGGGAGGAGGWGVIEVFETYNTTAPAVGLTCEDYSLVYRLAENNQKPMVTLDLDAALLGEQPAFNTIAMIKGSEKPDEYVMLSAHFDSWDGSSGATDNGTGTLMAMEAMRILKKAYPNPKRTIMVGHWASEEQGLNGSTAFTEDHPEVMKGLQGLFNQDNGTGRVQSLSSSGLTDIGRHLKQWYTQLPGFFTDSLSANVVSWSFNDVPTGNPGGTDGAVFACFGTPSFGMGAVGWNYGTYTWHTNRDTYDKIVFDDVKHNATLAALMVYLASEDPEFIKRDRSPGTWPANWPANCGKVPRKTRPRY, encoded by the coding sequence ATGCCCTCCACCATCCGGCGCTCGGCAGCCCTCGCCGCCGTCGTCACCGCCCTCGGCCTCGCCGCAAGCACACCAGCGCAGGCCCAGCGCCCAACGACCTTCCCCACCGACGACGCGGCCATCAAGCGCATCTGGCAGATCGGCATGGACTCGTCCCGCGTCGAGGCCCTCGGCCAGGCACTCCTCGACTCCATCGGTCCGCGCTTAACGGGAAGTCCGGGGATGCTAGCAGCCAGCGACTGGGCCATCGCCCAGTACAAGTCGTGGGGCATCGACGCCAAGCGTGAGAACTACGGCACCTGGCGGGGATGGCGGCGCGGCGTGTCGCACATCGATCTCGTGGCACCGCGCACGCGCTCGCTGGAAGGCACGATGCTGGCCTGGAGCCCGGGCACGAAGGGCAAGCCGGTGAAGGCGGAGGCCATCATCCTCCCCAAGTTCAAGGACAGCACGGAATTCGTGGCGTGGTTGCCGAAGGCGCGTGGAAAGATCGTGATGCTGTCGCCGTCGTTCCCGACCTGCCGCCCCAGTGAAGATTGGGTGCGCTTCGCGACGCCGGAGTCGAAGGCGCGCATGGACACGCTGGTGTCGCGCACGCAGCAGGATTGGTCGGTGATGACGGGCGCCAATGGCCAACCCGACAGCACGAAGCTCTATCGCGGCACGGGCTATGGCATGGGGCTCGGCACGGGCACGCTCGGCATGCGTCTCGAGAAGGCGGGCGTGGTGGGCATGATCACGTCACGCAACAAGCTCTCGGGATTCGCGAATCCGTTCGCCGCGCAGAACGCGGGCGGTGGTCGTGGCCCTGGTGGCCCCGGTGGCCCTGGTGGTCGGCCGAGTGTGGGCGCGAGTGATCGTGGTGGTGGACCGGCGTCGAGCCTCGCCGCGGCCGCAGCGGGACGCGGTGGTTTCGGCGGCGGTGGTGCAGGCGGCGCCGGTGGCTGGGGCGTGATCGAAGTCTTCGAGACGTACAACACGACGGCGCCGGCGGTGGGTTTGACCTGCGAGGATTATTCGCTGGTGTATCGCCTGGCCGAGAACAATCAGAAGCCGATGGTGACGCTCGATCTCGACGCGGCACTGCTCGGCGAGCAGCCGGCGTTCAACACGATCGCGATGATCAAGGGCAGCGAGAAGCCCGATGAATACGTGATGCTGTCGGCGCACTTCGATTCGTGGGACGGCTCCAGCGGCGCCACCGACAACGGCACGGGCACGCTGATGGCCATGGAAGCGATGCGCATCTTGAAGAAGGCGTATCCGAATCCGAAGCGCACGATCATGGTGGGTCACTGGGCCAGCGAAGAGCAGGGTCTGAACGGCTCCACCGCGTTCACGGAAGATCATCCGGAAGTGATGAAGGGGCTGCAGGGGCTCTTCAATCAGGACAACGGCACGGGACGCGTGCAGTCGCTGTCGAGCTCAGGGCTCACCGACATCGGCCGTCACCTGAAGCAGTGGTACACGCAGTTGCCGGGCTTCTTCACCGACAGCCTGAGCGCGAACGTGGTGTCGTGGAGCTTCAACGACGTACCAACGGGCAACCCTGGCGGCACCGACGGCGCCGTGTTCGCCTGCTTCGGCACGCCAAGCTTCGGCATGGGTGCGGTAGGCTGGAACTACGGCACGTACACGTGGCACACGAACCGCGACACGTACGACAAAATCGTGTTCGACGATGTGAAGCACAACGCGACGCTGGCCGCGCTGATGGTGTACCTGGCGAGTGAAGACCCGGAGTTCATCAAGCGCGATCGCTCACCGGGCACGTGGCCGGCGAACTGGCCGGCGAATTGTGGGAAGGTGCCGCGGAAGACGCGGCCGCGCTACTAA
- a CDS encoding mobile mystery protein A yields the protein MSARADTQWLQLRQTEAQLARWRRVAQERPPAGGWISAVRQAIGMSVAQLADRLGINRTSLAKIEQREVDGGITLDALRRAAHALDCDVVYAIVPRAGSLERAVKARAELIAGALVGRAGHSMSLEAQTVAHEETTAQQKVVARRLLAEWPRDLWDSSWDRRTESGRTSGG from the coding sequence ATGTCCGCACGCGCCGACACCCAGTGGCTCCAACTCCGCCAGACCGAGGCTCAACTCGCTCGCTGGCGCAGAGTGGCGCAGGAACGGCCGCCCGCGGGTGGGTGGATCAGTGCCGTGCGTCAGGCGATCGGGATGAGCGTGGCGCAGTTGGCCGACCGGCTCGGCATCAATCGAACCTCCCTCGCGAAGATAGAGCAGCGAGAGGTCGACGGTGGGATCACCCTCGATGCGTTGCGTCGTGCCGCGCACGCGCTGGACTGCGATGTCGTGTACGCGATCGTGCCGAGGGCAGGCTCGCTCGAGCGCGCCGTGAAGGCGCGGGCCGAGCTGATTGCGGGCGCGTTGGTCGGCCGCGCGGGGCACTCCATGTCGCTCGAGGCGCAGACCGTAGCACACGAAGAGACGACGGCGCAACAGAAGGTAGTCGCGCGGCGGTTGCTGGCAGAATGGCCGCGCGACCTGTGGGATAGCTCGTGGGATCGGCGTACGGAAAGCGGGCGGACGAGCGGTGGCTGA
- a CDS encoding type I restriction endonuclease subunit R: MIDVLRKGVDHGPLHFELFYGTPSAGNDKAEALHSANRFSITRQLAYSIHETRRALDLGLFINGLPIATFELKNSLTKQTVADAVEQYKRDRDPRERIFEFGRCVVHFAVDDAEVRMCTELRGKGSWFLPFNTGHNDGGGNPPNPYGLKTEYLWKEVLTPAGLTNILENYAQIVEEKNPKTGKKKRSQVWPRFHQLRLVREALADVREHGAGKRYLIQHSAGSGKSNSIAWLAHQLIGLKRDDKAVFDSVIVVTDRRILDSQIQATIKQFMQVGATVGHAERSGDLRKFIEQGKKIIVSTVQKFPVIMNEVETESEKAFAIVIDEAHSSQGGKTSAAMSQTLGRAGHDADENEEEASDPEDTVNAALEKRMAARKMLTNASYFAFTATPKNKTLEMFGEALPADGEGKVKHRPFHIYTMKQAVEEGFILDVLKAYTPVASYYKLVAKTENDPEFDTKRAKKKLRKYVESHDHAIRLKAEIMVDHFHEQVITAGKIGGQARAMVICSSIERAIQYFDAFNAYLAERKSPYKAIVAFSGEHDFGSGKVSESSLNGFASGDIAARIQVDPYRFLICADKFQTGYDEPLLHTMYVDKPLSGIKAVQTLSRLNRAHPQKHDCFVLDFQNNSEAITFAFQDYYRTTLLADETDPNKLHDLKTALDASQVYAPDQVQKLAELFLAGADRDKLDPILDACVAVYVGQLDEEAQVAFKGKAKVLCRTYAFLSSVIPYSNVEWEKLSIFLDLLTPKLPAPREEDLAKGILEAIDMDSYRVEKKAVMKIALEDKNAEIAPVPATAGGFIPEPELDRLSIILKSFNEQFSTLFTDTDRVAKRIREDIAPKVAADAAYQNARENTPHTARMAHDQALGRVMQHLLKDDTLVYKLYVENESFKRFVGDMVYEMTSPL, encoded by the coding sequence GTGATCGATGTGCTGCGGAAGGGCGTTGACCACGGCCCGCTGCACTTTGAGTTGTTCTACGGCACGCCTTCGGCGGGTAACGACAAGGCCGAAGCGTTGCACTCGGCGAATCGCTTCTCGATCACGCGCCAGCTTGCCTATAGCATCCACGAAACACGTCGCGCACTCGATTTGGGGCTATTCATCAACGGCTTGCCCATCGCCACCTTCGAGCTGAAGAACAGCCTCACCAAGCAGACCGTCGCCGACGCGGTGGAACAGTATAAGCGCGACCGTGACCCTCGTGAACGGATTTTCGAGTTCGGGCGCTGCGTGGTGCACTTCGCGGTGGACGACGCCGAGGTGCGCATGTGCACCGAGTTACGAGGGAAGGGCTCCTGGTTCCTGCCCTTCAACACGGGACACAACGATGGCGGAGGCAACCCGCCAAATCCGTACGGCCTCAAGACCGAGTACCTGTGGAAAGAGGTCCTCACGCCGGCGGGGCTGACAAACATTCTCGAGAACTATGCGCAGATCGTCGAGGAGAAGAACCCCAAGACTGGCAAGAAGAAGCGCAGCCAGGTGTGGCCGCGATTCCACCAGCTCCGGCTCGTACGGGAGGCGCTGGCAGACGTGCGCGAACATGGCGCCGGCAAGCGCTACTTGATTCAGCACTCGGCGGGGAGCGGCAAGTCGAATTCCATCGCGTGGCTGGCGCACCAGCTCATTGGGCTCAAGCGCGATGACAAAGCGGTGTTCGACTCGGTCATCGTAGTTACTGACCGGCGCATCCTCGACAGCCAGATTCAGGCGACCATCAAGCAATTCATGCAGGTGGGTGCCACCGTTGGTCATGCCGAGCGCTCAGGTGACCTGCGCAAGTTCATCGAACAGGGGAAGAAGATCATCGTTTCGACGGTGCAGAAGTTCCCGGTCATCATGAACGAAGTCGAGACAGAGAGCGAAAAGGCGTTCGCGATTGTCATCGACGAAGCGCATTCAAGTCAGGGAGGGAAGACCTCCGCGGCGATGAGCCAGACGCTTGGTCGTGCTGGTCACGATGCAGATGAGAACGAGGAAGAAGCATCTGACCCGGAGGACACGGTCAACGCCGCGCTCGAGAAGCGTATGGCCGCGCGAAAAATGCTGACGAACGCCAGCTACTTCGCGTTCACGGCTACACCCAAGAACAAAACGTTGGAAATGTTCGGCGAGGCGCTGCCCGCCGACGGTGAAGGCAAGGTCAAGCACCGTCCCTTCCACATTTACACGATGAAGCAGGCGGTCGAGGAGGGCTTCATCCTTGACGTGCTCAAGGCGTACACGCCGGTGGCCAGCTACTACAAGCTGGTGGCGAAGACCGAGAACGATCCGGAATTCGACACCAAGCGGGCGAAGAAGAAATTGCGCAAGTACGTGGAGAGCCACGATCACGCAATTCGGCTGAAAGCCGAGATCATGGTAGACCACTTCCACGAGCAGGTGATTACTGCTGGCAAGATCGGCGGGCAGGCTCGGGCGATGGTGATCTGCAGCAGTATCGAGCGGGCCATCCAGTACTTCGATGCTTTCAACGCGTACCTTGCAGAGCGCAAGAGCCCGTACAAAGCCATCGTTGCCTTCTCGGGAGAGCACGACTTCGGCAGCGGCAAGGTGAGCGAATCGTCGCTCAATGGATTCGCAAGCGGCGATATTGCTGCGAGGATCCAGGTCGACCCGTATCGCTTCCTCATCTGCGCCGACAAGTTCCAAACTGGATACGATGAGCCACTCTTGCACACGATGTACGTGGATAAGCCGCTCTCGGGGATCAAGGCTGTGCAGACACTGTCCCGTCTCAATCGCGCGCACCCTCAGAAGCACGACTGCTTCGTCCTCGACTTCCAGAACAATAGCGAAGCGATCACGTTCGCTTTTCAGGACTATTATCGCACGACGCTGTTGGCCGACGAGACAGACCCGAACAAGCTACACGACCTCAAGACGGCACTGGATGCGTCGCAAGTGTATGCGCCCGATCAGGTGCAGAAGCTCGCTGAGCTGTTCCTCGCTGGCGCGGACCGTGACAAGCTCGACCCGATTCTTGATGCGTGCGTGGCCGTCTATGTTGGGCAGCTTGATGAAGAGGCGCAGGTGGCGTTCAAGGGAAAGGCCAAGGTGCTCTGTCGCACCTACGCGTTTCTCTCGTCGGTGATTCCTTACAGCAACGTCGAGTGGGAGAAGCTGTCGATCTTCCTCGATCTTCTCACGCCCAAATTGCCAGCGCCGAGGGAAGAGGACCTTGCCAAAGGAATTCTCGAGGCAATCGACATGGACAGCTACCGCGTCGAGAAGAAGGCGGTAATGAAGATCGCCCTAGAGGACAAGAACGCGGAAATCGCTCCCGTTCCCGCTACGGCGGGCGGCTTTATCCCAGAGCCCGAGTTGGATAGACTCAGCATCATTCTGAAGTCGTTCAACGAGCAATTCTCAACGTTGTTCACCGATACCGATCGCGTGGCGAAGCGCATCCGTGAAGACATCGCTCCGAAGGTTGCCGCCGATGCGGCCTACCAGAACGCGCGCGAGAACACTCCACATACCGCACGCATGGCGCATGATCAGGCACTCGGGCGCGTCATGCAGCACCTGCTGAAGGATGACACGCTGGTCTACAAGCTGTACGTGGAAAACGAGTCGTTCAAGCGGTTCGTGGGTGATATGGTGTATGAGATGACGAGTCCGCTGTAG